One part of the Vanessa cardui chromosome 2, ilVanCard2.1, whole genome shotgun sequence genome encodes these proteins:
- the LOC124536044 gene encoding matrix metalloproteinase-14 isoform X1, translated as MSLSSINRERLSSRSMAFLSMRSSLRILWAAASALVFLTRSSAAPAFGDTNKAMSDYDMNFQMYLAQYGYLSPSVRNPSSGHIMDESSWRRAISEFQSFAGLNNTGELDEETKKLMSLPRCGVKDKVGFGESRAKRYALQGSRWRVKNLTYKISKYPSRLNRAEVDTELAKAFSVWSDYTDLTFTQKRSGQVHIEIRFEKGEHGDGDPFDGPGGTLAHAYFPVYGGDAHFDDAEVWSINSRRGTNLFQVAAHEFGHSLGLSHSDVRSALMAPFYRGYDPSFQLDQDDIQGIQALYGHKTQIDIGGAPAPNPSIPRITTPQPSSEDPALCADPNIDTIFNSADGSTFIFKGDYYWRLTESGVAAGYPRAIARAWPGLPGNIDAAFTYKNGKTYFFKGSKYWRYNGQKMDGDYPKDISEGFTGIPDNLDAALVWSGNGKIYFYKGSKFWRFDPAQRPPVKSTYPKPLSNWEGIPDNIDAALQYTNGYTYFFKGGSYWRFNDRTFSVDTDNPSFPRSTAYWWLGCSGAPRGTVGGNARLSAPSPTEEDDVGDILFDADSGEPTGGSGAAPSWRSSGALLATALLLLRLVRART; from the exons ATGAGCTTATCAAGTATTAATAGAGAAAGACTATCGTCGAGAAGCATGGCGTTCCTAAGTATGAGAAGTAGTTTGAGGATATTATGGGCTGCGGCGTCAGCGCTGGTCTTCCTGACGAGGAGTAGTGCGGCACCGGCTTTCGGAGATACGAATAAGGCAATG TCTGATTATGACATGAATTTCCAGATGTACTTGGCGCAATATGGTTACCTCAGTCCGTCGGTACGGAATCCCTCCAGCGGTCACATCATGGACGAGAGTTCATGGAGACGAGCCATATCGGAGTTCCAAAGCTTTGCTGGACTGAACAACACTG gcGAACTCGACGAAGAAACGAAAAAATTAATGTCTTTGCCAAGGTGTGGTGTGAAAGACAAAGTGGGCTTTGGGGAAAGCCGTGCCAAGAGATACGCGTTGCAAG GGTCGAGGTGGCGTGTAAAGAACCTGACATACAAGATCTCGAAGTATCCATCCCGTCTGAACCGCGCTGAAGTCGACACTGAACTAGCGAAAGCCTTCTCCGTGTGGTCCGACTACACAGACCTTACCTTTACACAGAAACGATCTGGACAAGTACATATTGAAATCag ATTCGAAAAAGGCGAGCACGGTGACGGCGACCCCTTCGACGGTCCCGGTGGTACCCTCGCCCACGCCTACTTCCCG GTCTACGGTGGAGATGCTCACTTTGACGACGCTGAAGTGTGGTCAATTAATTCCAGAAGGGGAACCAACCTTTTCCAA GTAGCAGCTCACGAGTTCGGTCATTCTCTTGGTCTATCTCACAGTGACGTACGTTCAGCTTTAATGGCACCCTTCTACCGTGGATATGACCCCTCTTTCCAGCTTGACCAGGATGACATTCAAGGAATTCAg GCACTTTACGGACACAAGACACAAATAGATATTGGAGGTGCTCCTGCGCCAAACCCATCGATTCCTAGAATCACCACTCCACAGCCATCATCAGAAGACCCTGCTTTGTGCGCTGATCCTAACATCGACACAATATTTAACTCTGCCGATGGatctacatttattttcaaag GTGACTATTACTGGCGGCTGACGGAGAGCGGCGTGGCGGCGGGCTACCCGCGCGCCATCGCGCGCGCGTGGCCCGGCCTGCCCGGCAACATCGACGCTGCGTTCACTTACAAGAACGGAAAAACTTACTTCTTCAAGGGTTCCAAGTACTGGAGGTACAACGGCCAGAAGATGGACGGGGATTACCCTAAGGATATAAGTGAAG GTTTCACTGGTATCCCTGATAACTTGGACGCAGCTCTCGTATGGTCAGGCAACGGCAAAATTTACTTCTATAAGGGTTCCAAGTTTTGGAGGTTCGATCCGGCTCAACGTCCTCCAGTCAAGTCAACCTACCCCAAGCCTTTATCAAACTGGGAGGGTATCCCTGATAACATAGATGCAGCACTACAGTACACTAACGGCTACACATACTTCTTCAAGGGTGGATCCTATTGGCGATTCAACGACAGAACTTTCAGT GTGGACACAGACAACCCTTCGTTCCCGCGGTCCACGGCATACTGGTGGCTCGGCTGCAGCGGCGCGCCGCGGGGCACCGTCGGAGGTAACGCGCGCCTCTCCGCTCCTTCGCCCACCGAGGAGGACGATGTCGGCGACATACTATTCGACGCAG ATTCGGGGGAGCCGACGGGCGGCAGCGGCGCGGCGCCCTCGTGGCGCTCCTCGGGCGCGCTACTGGCGACGGCGCTGCTCCTACTGAGGCTGGTCCGCGCGCGCACTTAG
- the LOC124536044 gene encoding matrix metalloproteinase-14 isoform X2: protein MSLSSINRERLSSRSMAFLSMRSSLRILWAAASALVFLTRSSAAPAFGDTNKAMMYLAQYGYLSPSVRNPSSGHIMDESSWRRAISEFQSFAGLNNTGELDEETKKLMSLPRCGVKDKVGFGESRAKRYALQGSRWRVKNLTYKISKYPSRLNRAEVDTELAKAFSVWSDYTDLTFTQKRSGQVHIEIRFEKGEHGDGDPFDGPGGTLAHAYFPVYGGDAHFDDAEVWSINSRRGTNLFQVAAHEFGHSLGLSHSDVRSALMAPFYRGYDPSFQLDQDDIQGIQALYGHKTQIDIGGAPAPNPSIPRITTPQPSSEDPALCADPNIDTIFNSADGSTFIFKGDYYWRLTESGVAAGYPRAIARAWPGLPGNIDAAFTYKNGKTYFFKGSKYWRYNGQKMDGDYPKDISEGFTGIPDNLDAALVWSGNGKIYFYKGSKFWRFDPAQRPPVKSTYPKPLSNWEGIPDNIDAALQYTNGYTYFFKGGSYWRFNDRTFSVDTDNPSFPRSTAYWWLGCSGAPRGTVGGNARLSAPSPTEEDDVGDILFDADSGEPTGGSGAAPSWRSSGALLATALLLLRLVRART from the exons ATGAGCTTATCAAGTATTAATAGAGAAAGACTATCGTCGAGAAGCATGGCGTTCCTAAGTATGAGAAGTAGTTTGAGGATATTATGGGCTGCGGCGTCAGCGCTGGTCTTCCTGACGAGGAGTAGTGCGGCACCGGCTTTCGGAGATACGAATAAGGCAATG ATGTACTTGGCGCAATATGGTTACCTCAGTCCGTCGGTACGGAATCCCTCCAGCGGTCACATCATGGACGAGAGTTCATGGAGACGAGCCATATCGGAGTTCCAAAGCTTTGCTGGACTGAACAACACTG gcGAACTCGACGAAGAAACGAAAAAATTAATGTCTTTGCCAAGGTGTGGTGTGAAAGACAAAGTGGGCTTTGGGGAAAGCCGTGCCAAGAGATACGCGTTGCAAG GGTCGAGGTGGCGTGTAAAGAACCTGACATACAAGATCTCGAAGTATCCATCCCGTCTGAACCGCGCTGAAGTCGACACTGAACTAGCGAAAGCCTTCTCCGTGTGGTCCGACTACACAGACCTTACCTTTACACAGAAACGATCTGGACAAGTACATATTGAAATCag ATTCGAAAAAGGCGAGCACGGTGACGGCGACCCCTTCGACGGTCCCGGTGGTACCCTCGCCCACGCCTACTTCCCG GTCTACGGTGGAGATGCTCACTTTGACGACGCTGAAGTGTGGTCAATTAATTCCAGAAGGGGAACCAACCTTTTCCAA GTAGCAGCTCACGAGTTCGGTCATTCTCTTGGTCTATCTCACAGTGACGTACGTTCAGCTTTAATGGCACCCTTCTACCGTGGATATGACCCCTCTTTCCAGCTTGACCAGGATGACATTCAAGGAATTCAg GCACTTTACGGACACAAGACACAAATAGATATTGGAGGTGCTCCTGCGCCAAACCCATCGATTCCTAGAATCACCACTCCACAGCCATCATCAGAAGACCCTGCTTTGTGCGCTGATCCTAACATCGACACAATATTTAACTCTGCCGATGGatctacatttattttcaaag GTGACTATTACTGGCGGCTGACGGAGAGCGGCGTGGCGGCGGGCTACCCGCGCGCCATCGCGCGCGCGTGGCCCGGCCTGCCCGGCAACATCGACGCTGCGTTCACTTACAAGAACGGAAAAACTTACTTCTTCAAGGGTTCCAAGTACTGGAGGTACAACGGCCAGAAGATGGACGGGGATTACCCTAAGGATATAAGTGAAG GTTTCACTGGTATCCCTGATAACTTGGACGCAGCTCTCGTATGGTCAGGCAACGGCAAAATTTACTTCTATAAGGGTTCCAAGTTTTGGAGGTTCGATCCGGCTCAACGTCCTCCAGTCAAGTCAACCTACCCCAAGCCTTTATCAAACTGGGAGGGTATCCCTGATAACATAGATGCAGCACTACAGTACACTAACGGCTACACATACTTCTTCAAGGGTGGATCCTATTGGCGATTCAACGACAGAACTTTCAGT GTGGACACAGACAACCCTTCGTTCCCGCGGTCCACGGCATACTGGTGGCTCGGCTGCAGCGGCGCGCCGCGGGGCACCGTCGGAGGTAACGCGCGCCTCTCCGCTCCTTCGCCCACCGAGGAGGACGATGTCGGCGACATACTATTCGACGCAG ATTCGGGGGAGCCGACGGGCGGCAGCGGCGCGGCGCCCTCGTGGCGCTCCTCGGGCGCGCTACTGGCGACGGCGCTGCTCCTACTGAGGCTGGTCCGCGCGCGCACTTAG
- the LOC124536044 gene encoding matrix metalloproteinase-14 isoform X3, with the protein MSLSSINRERLSSRSMAFLSMRSSLRILWAAASALVFLTRSSAAPAFGDTNKAMSDYDMNFQMYLAQYGYLSPSVRNPSSGHIMDESSWRRAISEFQSFAGLNNTGELDEETKKLMSLPRCGVKDKVGFGESRAKRYALQGSRWRVKNLTYKISKYPSRLNRAEVDTELAKAFSVWSDYTDLTFTQKRSGQVHIEIRFEKGEHGDGDPFDGPGGTLAHAYFPVYGGDAHFDDAEVWSINSRRGTNLFQVAAHEFGHSLGLSHSDVRSALMAPFYRGYDPSFQLDQDDIQGIQALYGHKTQIDIGGAPAPNPSIPRITTPQPSSEDPALCADPNIDTIFNSADGSTFIFKGDYYWRLTESGVAAGYPRAIARAWPGLPGNIDAAFTYKNGKTYFFKGSKYWRYNGQKMDGDYPKDISEGFTGIPDNLDAALVWSGNGKIYFYKGSKFWRFDPAQRPPVKSTYPKPLSNWEGIPDNIDAALQYTNGYTYFFKGGSYWRFNDRTFSVDTDNPSFPRSTAYWWLGCSGAPRGTVGDSGEPTGGSGAAPSWRSSGALLATALLLLRLVRART; encoded by the exons ATGAGCTTATCAAGTATTAATAGAGAAAGACTATCGTCGAGAAGCATGGCGTTCCTAAGTATGAGAAGTAGTTTGAGGATATTATGGGCTGCGGCGTCAGCGCTGGTCTTCCTGACGAGGAGTAGTGCGGCACCGGCTTTCGGAGATACGAATAAGGCAATG TCTGATTATGACATGAATTTCCAGATGTACTTGGCGCAATATGGTTACCTCAGTCCGTCGGTACGGAATCCCTCCAGCGGTCACATCATGGACGAGAGTTCATGGAGACGAGCCATATCGGAGTTCCAAAGCTTTGCTGGACTGAACAACACTG gcGAACTCGACGAAGAAACGAAAAAATTAATGTCTTTGCCAAGGTGTGGTGTGAAAGACAAAGTGGGCTTTGGGGAAAGCCGTGCCAAGAGATACGCGTTGCAAG GGTCGAGGTGGCGTGTAAAGAACCTGACATACAAGATCTCGAAGTATCCATCCCGTCTGAACCGCGCTGAAGTCGACACTGAACTAGCGAAAGCCTTCTCCGTGTGGTCCGACTACACAGACCTTACCTTTACACAGAAACGATCTGGACAAGTACATATTGAAATCag ATTCGAAAAAGGCGAGCACGGTGACGGCGACCCCTTCGACGGTCCCGGTGGTACCCTCGCCCACGCCTACTTCCCG GTCTACGGTGGAGATGCTCACTTTGACGACGCTGAAGTGTGGTCAATTAATTCCAGAAGGGGAACCAACCTTTTCCAA GTAGCAGCTCACGAGTTCGGTCATTCTCTTGGTCTATCTCACAGTGACGTACGTTCAGCTTTAATGGCACCCTTCTACCGTGGATATGACCCCTCTTTCCAGCTTGACCAGGATGACATTCAAGGAATTCAg GCACTTTACGGACACAAGACACAAATAGATATTGGAGGTGCTCCTGCGCCAAACCCATCGATTCCTAGAATCACCACTCCACAGCCATCATCAGAAGACCCTGCTTTGTGCGCTGATCCTAACATCGACACAATATTTAACTCTGCCGATGGatctacatttattttcaaag GTGACTATTACTGGCGGCTGACGGAGAGCGGCGTGGCGGCGGGCTACCCGCGCGCCATCGCGCGCGCGTGGCCCGGCCTGCCCGGCAACATCGACGCTGCGTTCACTTACAAGAACGGAAAAACTTACTTCTTCAAGGGTTCCAAGTACTGGAGGTACAACGGCCAGAAGATGGACGGGGATTACCCTAAGGATATAAGTGAAG GTTTCACTGGTATCCCTGATAACTTGGACGCAGCTCTCGTATGGTCAGGCAACGGCAAAATTTACTTCTATAAGGGTTCCAAGTTTTGGAGGTTCGATCCGGCTCAACGTCCTCCAGTCAAGTCAACCTACCCCAAGCCTTTATCAAACTGGGAGGGTATCCCTGATAACATAGATGCAGCACTACAGTACACTAACGGCTACACATACTTCTTCAAGGGTGGATCCTATTGGCGATTCAACGACAGAACTTTCAGT GTGGACACAGACAACCCTTCGTTCCCGCGGTCCACGGCATACTGGTGGCTCGGCTGCAGCGGCGCGCCGCGGGGCACCGTCGGAG ATTCGGGGGAGCCGACGGGCGGCAGCGGCGCGGCGCCCTCGTGGCGCTCCTCGGGCGCGCTACTGGCGACGGCGCTGCTCCTACTGAGGCTGGTCCGCGCGCGCACTTAG
- the LOC124536044 gene encoding matrix metalloproteinase-14 isoform X5, with translation MSLSSINRERLSSRSMAFLSMRSSLRILWAAASALVFLTRSSAAPAFGDTNKAMMYLAQYGYLSPSVRNPSSGHIMDESSWRRAISEFQSFAGLNNTGELDEETKKLMSLPRCGVKDKVGFGESRAKRYALQGSRWRVKNLTYKISKYPSRLNRAEVDTELAKAFSVWSDYTDLTFTQKRSGQVHIEIRFEKGEHGDGDPFDGPGGTLAHAYFPVYGGDAHFDDAEVWSINSRRGTNLFQVAAHEFGHSLGLSHSDVRSALMAPFYRGYDPSFQLDQDDIQGIQALYGHKTQIDIGGAPAPNPSIPRITTPQPSSEDPALCADPNIDTIFNSADGSTFIFKGDYYWRLTESGVAAGYPRAIARAWPGLPGNIDAAFTYKNGKTYFFKGSKYWRYNGQKMDGDYPKDISEGFTGIPDNLDAALVWSGNGKIYFYKGSKFWRFDPAQRPPVKSTYPKPLSNWEGIPDNIDAALQYTNGYTYFFKGGSYWRFNDRTFSVDTDNPSFPRSTAYWWLGCSGAPRGTVGGVKSSAPRSFFWFRK, from the exons ATGAGCTTATCAAGTATTAATAGAGAAAGACTATCGTCGAGAAGCATGGCGTTCCTAAGTATGAGAAGTAGTTTGAGGATATTATGGGCTGCGGCGTCAGCGCTGGTCTTCCTGACGAGGAGTAGTGCGGCACCGGCTTTCGGAGATACGAATAAGGCAATG ATGTACTTGGCGCAATATGGTTACCTCAGTCCGTCGGTACGGAATCCCTCCAGCGGTCACATCATGGACGAGAGTTCATGGAGACGAGCCATATCGGAGTTCCAAAGCTTTGCTGGACTGAACAACACTG gcGAACTCGACGAAGAAACGAAAAAATTAATGTCTTTGCCAAGGTGTGGTGTGAAAGACAAAGTGGGCTTTGGGGAAAGCCGTGCCAAGAGATACGCGTTGCAAG GGTCGAGGTGGCGTGTAAAGAACCTGACATACAAGATCTCGAAGTATCCATCCCGTCTGAACCGCGCTGAAGTCGACACTGAACTAGCGAAAGCCTTCTCCGTGTGGTCCGACTACACAGACCTTACCTTTACACAGAAACGATCTGGACAAGTACATATTGAAATCag ATTCGAAAAAGGCGAGCACGGTGACGGCGACCCCTTCGACGGTCCCGGTGGTACCCTCGCCCACGCCTACTTCCCG GTCTACGGTGGAGATGCTCACTTTGACGACGCTGAAGTGTGGTCAATTAATTCCAGAAGGGGAACCAACCTTTTCCAA GTAGCAGCTCACGAGTTCGGTCATTCTCTTGGTCTATCTCACAGTGACGTACGTTCAGCTTTAATGGCACCCTTCTACCGTGGATATGACCCCTCTTTCCAGCTTGACCAGGATGACATTCAAGGAATTCAg GCACTTTACGGACACAAGACACAAATAGATATTGGAGGTGCTCCTGCGCCAAACCCATCGATTCCTAGAATCACCACTCCACAGCCATCATCAGAAGACCCTGCTTTGTGCGCTGATCCTAACATCGACACAATATTTAACTCTGCCGATGGatctacatttattttcaaag GTGACTATTACTGGCGGCTGACGGAGAGCGGCGTGGCGGCGGGCTACCCGCGCGCCATCGCGCGCGCGTGGCCCGGCCTGCCCGGCAACATCGACGCTGCGTTCACTTACAAGAACGGAAAAACTTACTTCTTCAAGGGTTCCAAGTACTGGAGGTACAACGGCCAGAAGATGGACGGGGATTACCCTAAGGATATAAGTGAAG GTTTCACTGGTATCCCTGATAACTTGGACGCAGCTCTCGTATGGTCAGGCAACGGCAAAATTTACTTCTATAAGGGTTCCAAGTTTTGGAGGTTCGATCCGGCTCAACGTCCTCCAGTCAAGTCAACCTACCCCAAGCCTTTATCAAACTGGGAGGGTATCCCTGATAACATAGATGCAGCACTACAGTACACTAACGGCTACACATACTTCTTCAAGGGTGGATCCTATTGGCGATTCAACGACAGAACTTTCAGT GTGGACACAGACAACCCTTCGTTCCCGCGGTCCACGGCATACTGGTGGCTCGGCTGCAGCGGCGCGCCGCGGGGCACCGTCGGAG GTGTAAAATCATCCGCTCCCAGATCATTCTTCTGGTTCAGGAAATAG
- the LOC124536044 gene encoding matrix metalloproteinase-14 isoform X4: protein MSLSSINRERLSSRSMAFLSMRSSLRILWAAASALVFLTRSSAAPAFGDTNKAMMYLAQYGYLSPSVRNPSSGHIMDESSWRRAISEFQSFAGLNNTGELDEETKKLMSLPRCGVKDKVGFGESRAKRYALQGSRWRVKNLTYKISKYPSRLNRAEVDTELAKAFSVWSDYTDLTFTQKRSGQVHIEIRFEKGEHGDGDPFDGPGGTLAHAYFPVYGGDAHFDDAEVWSINSRRGTNLFQVAAHEFGHSLGLSHSDVRSALMAPFYRGYDPSFQLDQDDIQGIQALYGHKTQIDIGGAPAPNPSIPRITTPQPSSEDPALCADPNIDTIFNSADGSTFIFKGDYYWRLTESGVAAGYPRAIARAWPGLPGNIDAAFTYKNGKTYFFKGSKYWRYNGQKMDGDYPKDISEGFTGIPDNLDAALVWSGNGKIYFYKGSKFWRFDPAQRPPVKSTYPKPLSNWEGIPDNIDAALQYTNGYTYFFKGGSYWRFNDRTFSVDTDNPSFPRSTAYWWLGCSGAPRGTVGGNARLSAPSPTEEDDVGDILFDAGVKSSAPRSFFWFRK, encoded by the exons ATGAGCTTATCAAGTATTAATAGAGAAAGACTATCGTCGAGAAGCATGGCGTTCCTAAGTATGAGAAGTAGTTTGAGGATATTATGGGCTGCGGCGTCAGCGCTGGTCTTCCTGACGAGGAGTAGTGCGGCACCGGCTTTCGGAGATACGAATAAGGCAATG ATGTACTTGGCGCAATATGGTTACCTCAGTCCGTCGGTACGGAATCCCTCCAGCGGTCACATCATGGACGAGAGTTCATGGAGACGAGCCATATCGGAGTTCCAAAGCTTTGCTGGACTGAACAACACTG gcGAACTCGACGAAGAAACGAAAAAATTAATGTCTTTGCCAAGGTGTGGTGTGAAAGACAAAGTGGGCTTTGGGGAAAGCCGTGCCAAGAGATACGCGTTGCAAG GGTCGAGGTGGCGTGTAAAGAACCTGACATACAAGATCTCGAAGTATCCATCCCGTCTGAACCGCGCTGAAGTCGACACTGAACTAGCGAAAGCCTTCTCCGTGTGGTCCGACTACACAGACCTTACCTTTACACAGAAACGATCTGGACAAGTACATATTGAAATCag ATTCGAAAAAGGCGAGCACGGTGACGGCGACCCCTTCGACGGTCCCGGTGGTACCCTCGCCCACGCCTACTTCCCG GTCTACGGTGGAGATGCTCACTTTGACGACGCTGAAGTGTGGTCAATTAATTCCAGAAGGGGAACCAACCTTTTCCAA GTAGCAGCTCACGAGTTCGGTCATTCTCTTGGTCTATCTCACAGTGACGTACGTTCAGCTTTAATGGCACCCTTCTACCGTGGATATGACCCCTCTTTCCAGCTTGACCAGGATGACATTCAAGGAATTCAg GCACTTTACGGACACAAGACACAAATAGATATTGGAGGTGCTCCTGCGCCAAACCCATCGATTCCTAGAATCACCACTCCACAGCCATCATCAGAAGACCCTGCTTTGTGCGCTGATCCTAACATCGACACAATATTTAACTCTGCCGATGGatctacatttattttcaaag GTGACTATTACTGGCGGCTGACGGAGAGCGGCGTGGCGGCGGGCTACCCGCGCGCCATCGCGCGCGCGTGGCCCGGCCTGCCCGGCAACATCGACGCTGCGTTCACTTACAAGAACGGAAAAACTTACTTCTTCAAGGGTTCCAAGTACTGGAGGTACAACGGCCAGAAGATGGACGGGGATTACCCTAAGGATATAAGTGAAG GTTTCACTGGTATCCCTGATAACTTGGACGCAGCTCTCGTATGGTCAGGCAACGGCAAAATTTACTTCTATAAGGGTTCCAAGTTTTGGAGGTTCGATCCGGCTCAACGTCCTCCAGTCAAGTCAACCTACCCCAAGCCTTTATCAAACTGGGAGGGTATCCCTGATAACATAGATGCAGCACTACAGTACACTAACGGCTACACATACTTCTTCAAGGGTGGATCCTATTGGCGATTCAACGACAGAACTTTCAGT GTGGACACAGACAACCCTTCGTTCCCGCGGTCCACGGCATACTGGTGGCTCGGCTGCAGCGGCGCGCCGCGGGGCACCGTCGGAGGTAACGCGCGCCTCTCCGCTCCTTCGCCCACCGAGGAGGACGATGTCGGCGACATACTATTCGACGCAG GTGTAAAATCATCCGCTCCCAGATCATTCTTCTGGTTCAGGAAATAG